One window of Gloeothece citriformis PCC 7424 genomic DNA carries:
- a CDS encoding GUN4 domain-containing protein — translation MTEDKEAKQDSQLSEKITDALIKLLVTGSGGSSVIFLFKDDIPKALIAGGIAAGASLLTNFWEGLIGKLNPRTKAAGEGAADVVLNTINQVNHRFTDFPQLYREALKTHCYKLEVEGIQDLSGVALKDIFVPLRIISAQTSSLQQGINQICDFLPSREGEYSHHRIVILAGPGFGKTTLMRHLVYVYTTNPPKTTPQFLPVFLRFRDIYSLITKINATDEPSESPNYIDLPNLIITYLKKLPEFTELKPSQEWFKNQLKEGKCLVIFDGLDEVPKAQQEKVRQWTDRIMRQYHNTQFILTSRPHGFEIKPDSPIHPIETDLKLQILEFTNDQKVEFINNWYRTISWDNWQKLYDKSLQNTQSEQLNLEIIKIKIDQEAKENTDNLTRQLFANNTLNDLARYPLLITMITATHRADMTLPKQREELYAKIIDLLLSNRPYVKKTFLTLNLRENQVILQVLAWNLMQQEDTTFTPQQGTQWIEPTLKEFCKEKPFPCQEFWREMLEITGLVQERESELYEFIHQTFQEYFTALHLKEMGEAGKQEIINKLNNRRWEEVICFYAAVTDATLIIEAILDNPNYSNNPETLILANRCKNEGRRLNSTVRERLNQVLQEKQDIFVALRSVRLEQRFENLTFIDEKTAISEPISWGEYQLFLEAQTSGQFHSTAEVINILPEQENQPVTGINWKDARWFCCWLATQVNLQSPGKVYDYRLPTSLENENRVRKGITENPQDVGDFLRVVRVEIPNRYEALLNYLANGRWKEADEETYRLMIQTVGKQAGQFFDPEDFDTFPCEDLRTINQLWLDHSNGKFGFSVQAEIYRSLGGTREYNKGILEDFGDRVGWRKGGQWLDYHQLTYELHTTPVAHLPVIGNYSWYLFSRVKTCNL, via the coding sequence ATGACAGAAGACAAAGAGGCAAAACAAGATTCTCAATTATCTGAAAAAATAACAGATGCTTTGATTAAGCTTTTAGTAACTGGAAGTGGTGGATCGTCTGTCATCTTCTTATTTAAAGATGATATCCCAAAAGCTTTAATTGCAGGGGGTATCGCAGCAGGTGCATCGTTACTTACCAACTTTTGGGAGGGTTTAATAGGAAAGCTTAACCCCCGTACAAAAGCAGCCGGAGAAGGTGCTGCTGATGTTGTATTAAACACAATAAATCAAGTAAACCATAGATTTACAGACTTTCCCCAATTGTACCGAGAAGCACTTAAAACACACTGTTACAAACTAGAAGTAGAAGGAATTCAAGATTTATCAGGTGTAGCGTTAAAAGATATTTTTGTTCCTTTACGAATTATCTCAGCACAAACCTCTTCTTTACAACAGGGAATTAACCAAATTTGCGATTTTTTACCCAGCAGAGAGGGAGAATATTCCCATCATCGCATAGTTATTCTAGCAGGTCCAGGCTTTGGTAAAACTACCCTCATGCGTCATTTAGTTTATGTATATACTACTAACCCACCTAAAACTACACCACAATTTCTCCCAGTTTTTCTAAGATTTCGGGATATATATTCTCTAATTACTAAAATTAATGCGACAGATGAACCTTCAGAATCACCTAATTATATTGATTTACCTAATCTTATTATCACTTATTTAAAAAAACTCCCAGAATTTACTGAGTTAAAACCCTCTCAAGAATGGTTTAAAAATCAACTTAAAGAAGGAAAATGCCTAGTTATTTTTGATGGATTAGATGAAGTTCCTAAAGCACAACAAGAAAAGGTGCGACAGTGGACAGATCGCATTATGAGACAATATCATAATACTCAATTTATCTTAACTTCTCGTCCTCACGGATTTGAGATTAAACCTGACTCACCGATTCATCCTATTGAAACTGATCTTAAACTACAGATATTGGAGTTTACGAATGATCAGAAAGTAGAGTTTATTAATAACTGGTATCGCACTATTTCTTGGGATAATTGGCAAAAACTCTATGATAAAAGCTTACAAAATACTCAATCTGAACAGCTAAACTTAGAGATTATCAAAATTAAAATTGATCAAGAAGCTAAAGAAAACACTGATAATCTTACTCGCCAATTATTCGCTAATAATACCCTCAATGACTTAGCACGTTATCCCTTATTAATTACTATGATTACAGCGACTCATCGCGCAGATATGACTCTTCCCAAACAACGGGAGGAACTTTATGCAAAAATAATCGATTTATTGCTCTCGAATCGTCCTTATGTTAAGAAAACTTTCCTCACTTTAAATTTAAGAGAAAATCAAGTTATTTTACAAGTTTTAGCCTGGAACTTAATGCAGCAAGAAGACACTACTTTTACTCCGCAACAGGGAACACAATGGATTGAACCAACTCTAAAAGAATTTTGCAAAGAAAAGCCTTTTCCTTGTCAAGAGTTTTGGCGAGAAATGCTAGAAATAACTGGCTTAGTTCAAGAAAGAGAATCAGAACTCTATGAATTTATCCATCAAACCTTTCAGGAGTATTTTACAGCCTTACATCTTAAAGAAATGGGCGAGGCAGGAAAACAAGAAATAATTAACAAATTAAATAATCGTCGATGGGAAGAAGTAATCTGTTTTTATGCTGCTGTCACAGATGCTACACTGATAATAGAAGCTATTTTAGATAATCCTAATTATTCTAATAACCCTGAAACTCTAATATTAGCAAATCGTTGCAAAAATGAAGGTAGGCGACTCAATTCTACAGTTAGAGAAAGACTTAACCAAGTTTTACAAGAAAAACAAGATATCTTTGTAGCACTTCGTTCAGTTCGTCTAGAACAACGGTTTGAAAATTTAACCTTTATTGATGAAAAAACTGCTATTTCTGAACCGATTAGTTGGGGAGAATATCAACTATTTCTCGAAGCACAAACATCAGGACAGTTTCATTCTACCGCCGAAGTAATCAACATTTTACCTGAGCAGGAAAATCAACCCGTTACAGGTATAAACTGGAAAGATGCACGATGGTTTTGCTGTTGGTTAGCAACACAGGTAAATTTACAATCACCAGGGAAAGTTTATGACTATCGTTTACCCACATCCCTTGAAAATGAGAATAGAGTAAGAAAAGGGATAACAGAAAATCCTCAAGACGTTGGAGACTTTCTGCGAGTAGTCAGAGTAGAAATTCCCAACCGCTACGAAGCTTTGTTAAATTACTTAGCTAATGGGCGCTGGAAAGAAGCAGATGAAGAAACTTATCGTTTAATGATTCAAACCGTAGGTAAACAAGCAGGTCAATTTTTTGATCCTGAAGACTTTGATACCTTCCCCTGCGAGGACTTACGAACTATTAACCAACTCTGGCTAGACCACAGTAATGGGAAATTTGGCTTTTCAGTTCAAGCAGAAATTTATCGCTCACTGGGTGGCACAAGAGAGTATAACAAGGGAATATTGGAAGACTTTGGTGATCGCGTCGGTTGGCGGAAAGGAGGGCAGTGGTTGGACTATCATCAACTAACCTATGAACTACATACTACACCTGTAGCACACTTACCGGTTATTGGAAATTATAGTTGGTATCTCTTCTCTCGCGTCAAGACTTGTAACCTGTAA
- a CDS encoding transglutaminase family protein — protein sequence MRYYIHHQTIYTYNQPVILKPHVLRLRPRCNGGQKLDSFSLKINPKPKEIANLIELEGNTCIQVWFTQSTETLTIETESEVETLEENPFTYLLDHYALNLPFDYPSSLLTFLTPYLASYFPQVDPITLQLAQEICHEVNGKTLTFLSTLNERIYQNCQQIIRETGKPWPAGITWTQKQGTCRDLVVLFMEVCRAVGIGSRFVSGYQEGDPDQQERDLHAWVEVYLPGGGWRGYDPTHGLAVSDRHIALVASAKPSYCSPVVGATVPVTPVVESGKPLESHMDANITIKLL from the coding sequence GTGCGATATTACATCCATCATCAAACGATTTACACCTACAATCAACCCGTAATTCTTAAACCTCATGTATTAAGATTACGTCCTCGTTGTAATGGGGGGCAAAAATTAGATAGCTTTTCTTTAAAAATTAATCCCAAACCTAAAGAAATCGCTAATCTTATTGAGTTAGAAGGAAACACTTGTATTCAAGTCTGGTTTACCCAATCAACGGAAACATTAACAATAGAAACTGAGTCAGAAGTAGAAACCTTAGAAGAAAATCCCTTTACTTATCTTTTAGACCATTACGCTTTAAATTTACCCTTTGATTATCCCAGTTCTCTCTTAACGTTTCTCACCCCTTATTTAGCGTCTTATTTCCCTCAAGTTGATCCCATTACTTTACAATTAGCCCAAGAAATTTGTCACGAAGTTAACGGAAAAACTTTAACCTTTTTATCGACTTTAAATGAGCGAATTTATCAGAATTGTCAGCAAATAATTCGAGAAACCGGCAAACCTTGGCCAGCAGGAATCACATGGACGCAAAAACAAGGCACTTGTCGAGATTTAGTCGTATTATTTATGGAAGTCTGTCGCGCTGTGGGGATAGGGAGTCGGTTTGTCAGTGGGTATCAGGAAGGAGATCCGGATCAGCAAGAAAGAGACTTACACGCTTGGGTAGAAGTGTATCTTCCCGGTGGAGGATGGAGAGGGTACGATCCCACTCATGGGTTAGCAGTAAGCGATCGCCATATTGCCCTAGTTGCGAGTGCTAAACCGAGTTATTGTTCGCCGGTAGTGGGTGCAACTGTTCCCGTCACTCCAGTAGTGGAAAGTGGCAAACCCTTAGAGTCGCACATGGATGCAAATATTACCATCAAATTACTGTAG
- a CDS encoding alpha-E domain-containing protein yields MLSRVADSIYWLNRYIERAENVARFVDVNLNLMLDLPAGMPQQWDPLILTTGDLKLFQERYGQVSAKNVIRFLTFDPTYPNSIISCLQIARENARSIQEIISSEMWEEVNGFYLMVKEAAQHQPQNTLPSFFTQVKLSSHRFAGVMDATMTHNEGWHFGQMGRLQERADKTARILDVKYYYLLPSAQWVGTPLDQIQWISLLRSVSAYEMYRKCQRRITPSSVAEFLILNREFPRSIYFCLRAVDTCLHEVTGTPLGTWSNSAERALGRLCSELGYLTISDLIETGLHEFLDQIQSRINEVGVKIGETFFGIEPVSNLPLMSQIQSIEI; encoded by the coding sequence ATGTTAAGTAGAGTTGCAGATTCAATTTATTGGTTAAATCGTTATATAGAACGGGCGGAAAATGTAGCCCGATTTGTAGATGTTAACTTGAATTTAATGTTAGATCTTCCCGCCGGAATGCCCCAACAATGGGACCCTTTAATCTTAACCACAGGAGATTTAAAATTATTTCAAGAACGGTATGGTCAAGTTAGCGCAAAAAATGTGATTCGTTTTTTAACTTTTGATCCAACCTATCCTAATTCTATTATCTCCTGTTTACAAATTGCGAGAGAAAATGCCCGGTCAATTCAGGAAATTATTTCCTCTGAAATGTGGGAAGAAGTGAACGGATTTTATTTAATGGTAAAAGAGGCGGCACAACATCAACCTCAAAACACTTTGCCCAGTTTTTTTACTCAAGTTAAATTATCGAGTCATCGCTTTGCCGGTGTTATGGATGCTACCATGACTCATAATGAAGGTTGGCATTTTGGACAAATGGGACGACTTCAAGAAAGGGCGGATAAAACCGCTAGAATTTTAGATGTAAAATATTATTATTTATTGCCTTCAGCGCAATGGGTAGGGACTCCTTTAGATCAAATTCAATGGATCTCTTTATTACGTTCCGTCAGCGCTTATGAAATGTATCGAAAATGTCAACGGAGAATTACCCCCTCTAGTGTAGCAGAATTTTTGATTTTAAATCGAGAATTTCCCCGCTCAATTTACTTTTGTTTACGGGCGGTAGATACCTGTTTACATGAAGTTACCGGAACTCCTTTAGGAACGTGGAGTAATTCAGCAGAACGCGCTTTAGGACGGTTATGTTCTGAATTAGGGTATTTAACCATTAGTGATTTAATCGAAACGGGGTTACATGAATTTTTGGATCAAATACAAAGTCGGATTAATGAAGTAGGGGTTAAAATTGGGGAAACCTTTTTTGGTATTGAACCGGTTTCTAATTTACCCCTAATGAGTCAAATTCAATCAATTGAGATTTAA
- a CDS encoding circularly permuted type 2 ATP-grasp protein codes for MQLDGYDPGQFYDELFLDKGQPRAHAESLIKWMQQLPPEDLQKHLETAQVALFNMGVTFNVYSDNQGVEKIFPFDIIPRIIAAEEWLELEKGLKQRITALNLFLADIYNEQLILKDGKIPANIIESATGFLKPCIGMKPPGNIWCHITGTDLVRDKDGKWYVLEDNLRVPSGVSYVLENRRVMKSTFSDIFQTQAIKPIDDYPSHLLETLLNLAPSNLPDPTVVVLTPGIYNSAYFEHSFLAKQMGVELVEGRDLVVVDGYLQMKTTKGLRRVDVVYRRLDDDFLDPLVFRSDSMLGVAGLMEVYRSGRVALANAPGTGVADDKVVYAFVPDMIQYYLGEDPILANVPTYLCWRESDRDYVLNHLDQLVVKCANEAGGYGMLVGTQSTPQQREEFAQKIIANPRNYIAQPTISLSQVPTLIDGQIEGRHVDLRPYILHRGDRVYVHPGGLTRVALKKGSLVVNSSQGGGSKDTWVLMDNG; via the coding sequence GTGCAACTCGACGGTTATGATCCAGGGCAATTTTATGATGAACTATTTTTAGATAAGGGGCAACCCCGAGCCCATGCGGAATCTTTAATCAAATGGATGCAACAATTACCCCCAGAAGACCTACAGAAACATCTCGAAACCGCCCAAGTCGCTTTATTTAATATGGGGGTTACGTTTAATGTTTATAGCGATAATCAAGGGGTAGAAAAAATCTTTCCTTTTGATATCATTCCTCGCATCATTGCAGCCGAAGAATGGCTAGAATTAGAAAAGGGACTTAAGCAACGAATTACCGCGTTAAATCTGTTTTTAGCCGATATTTATAATGAACAATTAATCCTTAAAGATGGCAAAATTCCGGCCAATATCATTGAGTCAGCGACAGGATTTTTAAAACCCTGTATCGGCATGAAACCCCCCGGCAATATTTGGTGTCATATTACCGGCACAGATTTAGTCCGGGATAAGGATGGAAAATGGTATGTTTTAGAAGATAATTTAAGAGTTCCTTCGGGAGTTTCTTATGTCTTGGAAAACCGACGAGTGATGAAGAGTACCTTTTCTGATATTTTTCAAACTCAAGCGATTAAACCTATTGATGATTATCCCAGTCATTTGTTAGAAACCTTATTAAATTTAGCCCCTTCTAATTTACCCGATCCGACGGTGGTTGTTTTAACCCCCGGTATTTATAATTCTGCCTATTTTGAACACTCCTTTTTAGCCAAACAAATGGGAGTAGAATTAGTAGAAGGACGAGATTTAGTGGTGGTTGATGGTTATTTGCAAATGAAAACCACCAAAGGACTACGACGGGTAGATGTGGTTTATCGTCGTTTAGATGATGACTTTTTAGACCCCTTAGTGTTTCGTTCAGATTCGATGTTAGGGGTAGCAGGGTTAATGGAGGTTTACCGGTCTGGCCGAGTCGCTTTAGCGAATGCTCCCGGAACAGGGGTGGCAGATGATAAAGTGGTTTATGCTTTTGTGCCGGATATGATTCAATATTATTTAGGAGAAGACCCGATTTTAGCCAATGTTCCTACTTATTTATGTTGGCGAGAAAGCGATCGGGATTATGTGTTAAACCATTTAGATCAATTAGTGGTGAAATGTGCCAATGAAGCCGGAGGATATGGAATGTTAGTCGGGACACAATCAACCCCCCAACAACGAGAAGAATTTGCCCAAAAAATTATCGCTAATCCTCGTAATTATATCGCTCAACCTACTATTAGTCTTTCTCAAGTTCCTACTCTTATTGATGGACAAATAGAGGGTCGTCACGTTGATTTACGTCCCTATATTCTCCATCGGGGCGATCGGGTTTATGTCCATCCCGGCGGACTGACTAGAGTTGCTTTAAAAAAAGGTTCTTTAGTGGTTAATTCTTCCCAAGGAGGAGGCAGTAAAGATACTTGGGTACTAATGGATAATGGATAA
- the tnpB gene encoding IS200/IS605 family element RNA-guided endonuclease TnpB produces MGNKAYRFRLYPNQEQQAFLAKCFGCSRFVYNHFLRVTTDVYAESKKHFRYKEWARLLVQLKKEFQWLAEVNSQSLQQTLKDLESAFTRFFKKLAKFPRFKKRLSRQSFRVPQHFSVTSDGKLKLPKMNPIKMVVHREIEGTLKNVTISKTPSGKYYASIVTETEIYKAPLTGEKIGLDLGLKDFVITSKPEKFPNPRYFQKSLRRLKIRQRRLSRKVKGANNRSKARLIVAKIHEKVANQRLDYQHKISLKLTCENQAISCEDLNIKGMVKNRKLAKQISDVAWGQFLTLLEYKGDIYGCEIHRVDRFFPSSKRCSKCGYIKEDLTLTDREWTCPECSEHHDRDVNACYNLLQFSDLKIPLEEREFTPNQTVEMLCIKSVSS; encoded by the coding sequence ATGGGTAATAAAGCATATCGTTTTAGGCTCTATCCTAATCAAGAACAACAGGCATTTTTAGCTAAATGCTTTGGCTGCTCTAGATTTGTCTATAACCATTTCCTGAGAGTTACCACCGATGTCTATGCCGAATCTAAAAAACATTTTCGCTATAAAGAGTGGGCAAGATTACTTGTTCAACTCAAGAAAGAATTTCAATGGTTGGCGGAGGTTAACTCTCAATCTTTACAGCAAACTTTAAAAGATTTAGAATCTGCTTTTACTAGATTCTTCAAGAAGTTAGCGAAGTTTCCCCGATTCAAGAAACGGCTTTCAAGGCAATCTTTTAGAGTTCCCCAACATTTTTCTGTCACTTCGGACGGAAAGCTTAAACTTCCTAAGATGAACCCAATTAAGATGGTTGTTCACAGGGAGATTGAAGGAACACTCAAAAATGTGACTATTAGTAAAACTCCTTCGGGTAAATATTACGCTTCGATTGTCACAGAAACCGAAATATATAAAGCACCATTAACAGGTGAAAAAATCGGTTTGGACTTAGGATTAAAAGATTTTGTTATCACTTCTAAGCCTGAAAAGTTTCCTAACCCTAGATATTTTCAGAAATCTTTGAGACGGTTAAAAATACGACAAAGGAGGTTAAGTCGTAAGGTTAAAGGTGCTAATAACCGAAGTAAAGCTAGATTAATAGTAGCTAAGATTCATGAAAAAGTAGCCAATCAACGATTAGACTATCAACATAAAATAAGTCTAAAACTAACTTGTGAGAACCAAGCAATTAGCTGTGAAGACTTAAATATCAAGGGGATGGTTAAAAATCGGAAGTTGGCTAAACAAATTAGTGATGTTGCTTGGGGGCAATTCCTAACTCTTTTAGAATATAAGGGAGATATCTATGGCTGTGAAATCCACAGGGTTGATAGATTCTTTCCCAGTTCTAAAAGGTGTTCTAAGTGTGGATATATCAAAGAAGATTTAACTCTCACTGATAGAGAGTGGACTTGCCCCGAATGCTCTGAACATCACGATAGAGATGTCAACGCTTGTTACAACTTGCTACAGTTTTCTGATTTAAAAATACCGTTGGAAGAACGGGAATTTACGCCTAACCAGACAGTTGAAATGCTGTGTATCAAGAGCGTTAGTTCTTGA